The Verrucomicrobiota bacterium DNA segment TCGCCGCGAAAAAGCAGGTGGCGCTCCTCGAGGAACAACGGCTTTATGCAGAGGTACTGGCCGCTTATATGGAGGAGGAACCGCTGGTGGCAAACTGGCGGGAGCTCACCAATGAGAAATACGTCGTGGTCGTGCCCTTTTTCATCTCCGACGGGCTGCACAGTTACCAGGATATCCCGGTGCTGCTGGGCATCGAGCGCGAGCCGACCGCGGCCGCCAGCCGCCAGGAGGTGTTCCGGCGCAACCCGTACCGCGCCGGCGATCGCGTTTTATACTATGCCAGCGCGATCGGCACTGAACCGGCCTTTGCTGATATCATCCTGGACACCGTCGCCCGTTTCGACGCGGCATACGGCGCGGCTGCAGCCGTATGATCGTAACGGCGCTTGAACAATGCTGCCGGCTAGGTGCCTGGCACCTGGGCGAGCTTCTCGTGTCGGGATCCCCGGAGGGCATTTTTACCCTGCAACATCATGCAGATGCTCGCGACGGGCTCGGACCCGACGCCGTGCCGAACCGGTTCACCGCTCCGGAAGAACTTCGCGACTGGGTTCGTCACGATGATGCCGGGAACTATCGTCCCCTGAAAGGCGCCCCCACCCTGCGGCGAGGCTGGTCTTTTCGGACCCGTTCGAGCCAGGATCTCCACCGCGCCCTGGATTTTGTCTACCCCGGCGCCCTAGCCAACTGGCTGGCGCAGCGCTCCGGCAAGCTGCGGGTGGTGAACCTCAGAGACACCCTGGATCGCCAGAGCGGCATGTACCGGGTTACCCGGAAGATCACGGATGAAGCGGCGGACCGGATGATCGGCGCATTTTGCCGGTCCGATACGGGGTGCCTCCGGACCATCCTCTGGCGCATCGGCGCGGAGCGCCCGGTTACGACCCTGCCCGCCGGCAAGTTTGATCTCCGAGGTGATCAACTCGGGCGAGCCGGTGCCTGTGTGCCGATCCTTTGCGCCGAACCGTGCAACCTGCTCGTGGCTCAAGCCCGGGCGGTCGTAAAGGGGATCCGGAAATGACCGCGTACCGCTGCCGTTTGCTGATCCGCATGGACGGCGAACCGATCCGCGACGCGGCATTCGTAGTCGAAGGGAACCGCTTCACGCAGGTGGGCCCCGCTTCCGCCATTCTGGCCGGCAACGATGATCCGGTCGTTAACCTTGGCGACGTGGTGGTGCTGCCGGGCCTTATCAACGCGCACTGCCACCTCGATTATAGCCTGATGCGAGGTGCAATCCTGCCTTCCCGCAGCTTTGCGCATTGGGTCGAACGCATTAACGCCCTCAAACGGAGTTTTTCCGATGATGATTACCTTCAGGCCACGCGATCCGGCCTCGCCGAATTGCGACGAAACGGCACGACGGCCGTACTCGACATTGCCGCCGTCCCGCAGATCCTGCCGCGCCTCGCGCCGCCTCCGATCCGTGTGTACACCTTCCTTGAACTGATCGACGTGCGGCCGCGCCCCTGGGAGGACCGGTACGCCTTCGGCTCGTGGTGCGTCTTCGAGCCGGTGGCAAACCGGTTGGGCGGCTTCGGCTTGAGCCCGCACTCGCCCTACACCGCTTCCGCACCGTTGTATCAAGTGGCGCGCGAATGCAGCGAACGGTTCCGCCTGCCCGTCACGACCCACGTGGCCGAGTCGGATGAAGAGTTCAACATGTTCGTTGAGCGGCGCGGCCCGCTGTTCGATCTGCTCCAAAAGATCGGCCGGCCGATGGATGACTGCGGCGGGATCACCCCGTTGAGGCACCTGCTCCGGCATTCGTTGATCGGCCCGGAAACCATTCTGGCGCACGTGAACCGGCTCGATGAGCAGGACATCGAATGGCTGAGCCGCCCGGAGTGGGCACGCCTAACCGTTGTCCACTGCCCCAAGAGCCACCGCTTTTTACATCACCCGCGCTTCCCGCTGGAGACATTGCTGGAGCGCGGCATCAACCTTGCCCTTGGCACCGACAGCCTCGCCAGCAACGATTCGCTCAACCTCTTTGCCGAGATGCGAACCCTCCGCCACACTTACCCGTACCTTT contains these protein-coding regions:
- a CDS encoding amidohydrolase family protein is translated as MTAYRCRLLIRMDGEPIRDAAFVVEGNRFTQVGPASAILAGNDDPVVNLGDVVVLPGLINAHCHLDYSLMRGAILPSRSFAHWVERINALKRSFSDDDYLQATRSGLAELRRNGTTAVLDIAAVPQILPRLAPPPIRVYTFLELIDVRPRPWEDRYAFGSWCVFEPVANRLGGFGLSPHSPYTASAPLYQVARECSERFRLPVTTHVAESDEEFNMFVERRGPLFDLLQKIGRPMDDCGGITPLRHLLRHSLIGPETILAHVNRLDEQDIEWLSRPEWARLTVVHCPKSHRFLHHPRFPLETLLERGINLALGTDSLASNDSLNLFAEMRTLRHTYPYLSAEDALRMVTVNSARALGAGHELGRIAPGYLADAIGLPCTAEMLDSPYDLVLENRSSVPWTLVNGYAHST